Within Paenibacillus albicereus, the genomic segment GTGGAGCGGCGGGTGATGCTCCCGCTGCCCGAGGACGTCTTGGGACGGACGGACGAGCCGACCGTCGGCTTGTTCTGGAAGCGGGTGCTGTCGTAGGCCGGCCGCTTGTACAGCTGGCCCGTGGAAGGATGATAGGCCGGATGCGAGGAGCCCCAAGCGCTGGAGGAGTACCCGCCGCCGCGATTGAAAATGAGGTGGTACAGCAGCATGTCGTCCCAGCCGAAGCCGCCGCCGTTATGAATGACCGTCGTGCCGCCGCCGCCCGAGCTGACGGAGCCGCTCGCGCCCGTTCCTTCGCCCTCTGCCGCCCCGTCCTCCTCCGGCTGCAGCTCCGGCAGGTTCCAGTCCTGCGCCGGATCGTAGTAAGCCTTGACCTTGTCGCTCGACCATTCGACCAGCTTCGGCGAGCCGCCGGCCGCAGCCGGACTTGCCGACGGCGCCGCGGCCGAGACGGCCGAGCTCGCGCTGCCGGCCAGCAGGACGAGGCCAAGCGTCGTCGCCATGACCTTCGGCGGCTTGGGAGCAGCCGGCGGGGTGGGATGCTTCATCGATTCGCTCATGATCGTCTCCTTTCTCGGACTCTAGCTGGAGCCGCCGGGTGCCGAGATCAGCAGCAGCTCCATCACGCCTTCGTCGACGTTGAGCCTGCCTTCGACCGTCTCGAATTCTTCTCCCCCGATGGTCAGATAATTGATATGATGCAGCGCGGCGAGCATGTCCGCCGACCAGCTGCGCTCATCGATCTTGCGAAGGCTGCCGCCTGGCAGCTTTTGAACCAATACGACTTTCATGGAAGATTCCAATTCCCCATCACCTTTTCCATTTCATATGCTTTCAGCCAATCCACCACGTATATACGCAGGTTATAGCAAAAAGGTTTACATTTAAAGAAAAAAAATGCCGACATCGCAAAAAGGCTCTGCCCGTCGGACGGGCAGAGCCTTGGACGCCGCAAGCAGCCTCGGCGAATTGGTTTCAGCGGCGCCTCACGCGCGCGGACTTGCGCAGCGCCGGCAGCACGCCGGGCGGCTGCTTGCGGATGTAGCGGACATAAGCTGCGATCGCCGGATCGGCGCGCAGCGCCTCGATGCGGGTGAGGCCGAGCTGCACGAGGTCGCGGTTCGTGTACAGGGCATGGATCTGGCGATGGCAGGCCGGACAGAGCAGCGCCTTGTCCAGCATCGCTCCGCCCTGCTCGCGCGGCGTCAGATGATGCTCGGTCAGAGCCGGAACGACTCGCCCGCACAGCTCGCAGCGCAGATCATCGGAGCGGTTCGGTTCCATCAGTTCGTCCCGGTTGCTTTTTTGGGCGTGCCGTACAAGCCGACGGCCTCGTCGTACGCATCGAAGATCTTGCGCGCGACCGGCGCGGCGCCGTACCCGCCGTAGCCGCCCTCGGGAATGATGATCGCGATCGCCAGCTTCGGCTTGTCGGCCGGAGCGAAGGCGATGAACACGGAGTTCTCGACAAGCTTGCCGCCGGCGACCTGCTGCTGGGACGTGCCCGTCTTGCGCAGGAAAGAGTAGGAAACGCCCTCGAAGCCTTGAACGGAAACCCTGCTCATGCCGGCATAGATCGTGTTCCAATATGCATCCGGGAAGCTGATCTTGTTCAGCACCTCCGGCTGCACCTTCTCGATGACATCGCCCTTGGGATCGAGAATCTCGTTGACGAACAGCGGCTTCATCCGCTTGCCCTTGTTGGCGAGCATCGAGGCGTACTGGGCGAGCTGCAGCGTCGTGTACTTGCCGAGCTGGCCGAACGAGGCCCGGACGAGCGCCGACTGGTTGCTTGCCGTCTTGGCCTCATGGAAATAGTCCTCGACGCCGGGCTGCTCGTACGGCAAGCCGCTGCCGGTCAGCACGCCGAGCCCGAACTGCTTCATGTAATCGTCCCAGACCTCGACCGCCTTGCTGCCCCCGTACTTGTCGAGCAGCCGCTCGCCGATCATCTCGGACATGTAGGCGTTGGAAGACTTGGCGAGCGCCTCGCGAGCGTCGATGTTGCCGTTCGGCTTGCGGCTGGCATTCCAGATCGTCACTTCATTCCCTTTGCTGCCGAAAACATAACGACCGACATCACGGTAGTTTTCTCCCGCCGTGAACAGCTTCTCATTGAGCCCGATCAGGATCGACAGCGGCTTCTGAGTCGAGCCGAGGTAGACGAGCGAGGGCGTGTGCTTCGCCTGCACTTTCGGATCCTTGTAGTTCGGAAAGACGGTTCGGATCGTGCCGTTGGTGACGAAGTTCTTGATCGGCTCGTACTTGTCCGGCGGAACGGAGCCGCCTTTCCAGATGTTCGTGTCGTAGTCCGGCATGCTCGCCATCGACACGACCTTGCCGGTGTCGACCTCCATCGCGACCGCGAAGCCCATGCGCGCGGCGTTGCCCTCGTTCAGCGGCCGGCTGGTCGCGTTCTGGAGCACCTCAAGCTGGTCGCTGATGGCTTTTTGGGTCGTCAGCTGCACCTGGCGGTTGATGCTGAGGACCAGG encodes:
- a CDS encoding HNH endonuclease signature motif containing protein, with amino-acid sequence MEPNRSDDLRCELCGRVVPALTEHHLTPREQGGAMLDKALLCPACHRQIHALYTNRDLVQLGLTRIEALRADPAIAAYVRYIRKQPPGVLPALRKSARVRRR
- a CDS encoding peptidoglycan D,D-transpeptidase FtsI family protein translates to MKKPGMNSKGNGKPPEIIGRDEEKDYVVRRQFMFRLNLFFFAAFVMFGILIVRLAVLQFIDGPELKLMREDQGTRDVSIPPFRGNILDSDKKPIAYSTSTQTLTYTLQAEKDKQIAIDMSVKLSEVFKKFNDDPEAQMTPEEIQKNMDLNFRTNTISVPRRIRSDLSNREIAYITENREQFLGVDIVEESVRNYSEDRVATQLVGYLKKYKSAGDLTKYKEIKEKNDPVNKYLQEETVGFDGLEYMYQEQLRGINGLKTYPVDRTNKVTGAPVVQPPQRGNDLVLSINRQVQLTTQKAISDQLEVLQNATSRPLNEGNAARMGFAVAMEVDTGKVVSMASMPDYDTNIWKGGSVPPDKYEPIKNFVTNGTIRTVFPNYKDPKVQAKHTPSLVYLGSTQKPLSILIGLNEKLFTAGENYRDVGRYVFGSKGNEVTIWNASRKPNGNIDAREALAKSSNAYMSEMIGERLLDKYGGSKAVEVWDDYMKQFGLGVLTGSGLPYEQPGVEDYFHEAKTASNQSALVRASFGQLGKYTTLQLAQYASMLANKGKRMKPLFVNEILDPKGDVIEKVQPEVLNKISFPDAYWNTIYAGMSRVSVQGFEGVSYSFLRKTGTSQQQVAGGKLVENSVFIAFAPADKPKLAIAIIIPEGGYGGYGAAPVARKIFDAYDEAVGLYGTPKKATGTN